The following are encoded together in the Chitinophaga parva genome:
- a CDS encoding DUF4262 domain-containing protein, with protein sequence MSIPFFDDALTKQENWQQEILREYGWYVHFVPNDEMFPNHINFHTHGLEESFNHPDLQMCFPLDTKIAHGIFSDAVTFIREGKSFRTGVKYTGVIEGDLSVEFIEAKEGGRTVLRMIFPNREGTYEGQIFAAQFEGSGD encoded by the coding sequence ATGAGTATCCCGTTTTTTGATGACGCCCTTACGAAACAGGAAAACTGGCAACAGGAAATATTACGAGAATACGGATGGTATGTCCATTTTGTTCCTAATGACGAGATGTTTCCCAATCATATCAACTTCCACACACATGGGCTGGAAGAATCTTTTAATCACCCGGACCTGCAGATGTGCTTTCCGCTCGATACGAAGATTGCCCATGGCATTTTTAGTGACGCGGTTACGTTTATCAGGGAAGGAAAAAGTTTCCGGACAGGCGTTAAATACACCGGTGTTATTGAGGGGGACCTCTCAGTGGAATTCATTGAAGCCAAGGAAGGTGGCAGGACGGTACTACGGATGATCTTTCCCAATAGGGAAGGTACCTATGAAGGGCAGATTTTTGCAGCTCAATTTGAAGGCTCCGGCGATTAA